The proteins below are encoded in one region of Pseudonocardia sp. DSM 110487:
- a CDS encoding DoxX family protein produces MHAGTAIRTGETVHGLIVSADHLHARVRGIRALGWFAWCTRVLLAVAFLPSGLTKVLGVPFTRLDPQASEVGRLFAALQYDFGGLYQFIGACQLAAAVLLLVPRTTLVGALVHLPITSGIVVITTTVGFRGTWLIAWLMLLGVIFLICWDWHRVKALCGPELPAPSVACPAAASARPHPAR; encoded by the coding sequence ATGCACGCCGGAACTGCCATCCGGACGGGGGAGACCGTGCACGGGCTGATCGTGTCCGCCGACCACCTGCACGCACGGGTCCGCGGGATCCGCGCACTGGGTTGGTTCGCCTGGTGCACGCGCGTGCTGCTCGCCGTCGCGTTCCTGCCCTCGGGTCTGACCAAGGTGCTCGGCGTGCCGTTCACCCGGCTCGACCCGCAGGCGTCCGAGGTGGGTCGCTTGTTCGCCGCCCTCCAGTACGACTTCGGCGGGCTGTACCAGTTCATCGGGGCCTGCCAGCTCGCGGCCGCGGTGCTGCTGCTCGTCCCACGCACGACCCTTGTCGGTGCGCTCGTGCACCTGCCGATCACGTCCGGCATCGTGGTGATCACGACGACCGTCGGCTTCCGGGGTACCTGGCTGATCGCATGGCTGATGCTGCTGGGCGTGATCTTCCTGATCTGCTGGGACTGGCACCGGGTCAAGGCGCTGTGCGGCCCGGAGCTGCCGGCTCCGTCAGTCGCATGTCCGGCCGCCGCTTCGGCTCGGCCACACCCCGCTCGGTGA
- a CDS encoding MFS transporter — MTASLTTTSTRWTPRLWGVLLTVSLVVGLDALDVSMVGVALPVIQADLGLSTSALQWVVSGYVLTYGGLLLLGGRTADLLGRRRVFLIAVAVFTVASMLGGLVDDGALLIVTRLVKGASAAFTAPAALSIITTTFAEGPARNRALGIFAVFGASGYSAGLVFSGLLTEVGWRWTFFLPVPIAIVALVAAYRVLPDDRPAQRSGGFDLPGAITGVAAMLLLVYSVVEAPEIGWASPRTLLQFALTAVLIAAFLIVERRSAHPLVPLGIFRSGRLVRTNLGVMVFFGGYLGFQFVVMLYLQSVLGWSALQTALGFLPAALIVAFGSPRMDPLIDRVGTARTIAAGVVAHVAAYVLFIVVDRDAPYVVGVLPSMILLGIGFTLAFASFNIQATAGVPDDEQGLAGGLLNTSLQVGGALGLAIVTAVLVAGGEGHTGPDALLAGFTPALGVVTGFAVAGLVIALSGLVRRRDRVPAELALAD; from the coding sequence GTGACCGCTTCCCTCACGACCACCTCCACACGGTGGACGCCCCGGCTCTGGGGCGTACTCCTCACCGTGTCCCTCGTCGTCGGCCTCGACGCGCTCGACGTGTCGATGGTCGGCGTCGCGCTGCCCGTCATCCAGGCCGACCTCGGCCTCTCCACCAGCGCCTTGCAATGGGTCGTCAGCGGCTACGTCCTGACCTACGGCGGTCTGCTGCTGCTCGGCGGGCGCACCGCCGACCTGCTCGGCAGGCGGCGCGTGTTCCTCATCGCGGTCGCGGTGTTCACGGTCGCCTCGATGCTCGGCGGGCTCGTCGACGACGGCGCCCTGCTGATCGTCACCCGGCTCGTGAAGGGCGCCTCCGCGGCGTTCACCGCGCCCGCGGCCCTGTCGATCATCACAACGACCTTCGCCGAGGGCCCGGCCCGCAACAGGGCGCTGGGCATCTTCGCGGTGTTCGGGGCAAGCGGGTACTCCGCAGGCCTCGTCTTCTCCGGGCTGCTGACCGAGGTCGGCTGGCGCTGGACGTTCTTCCTGCCCGTACCGATCGCGATCGTCGCGCTGGTCGCGGCGTACCGGGTGCTGCCCGACGACAGGCCGGCACAGCGGTCCGGCGGGTTCGACCTGCCGGGCGCGATCACCGGTGTGGCCGCCATGCTCCTGCTGGTCTACTCCGTGGTCGAGGCGCCGGAGATCGGGTGGGCCAGCCCGCGCACGCTGCTCCAGTTCGCCCTCACCGCTGTGTTGATCGCCGCCTTCCTGATCGTCGAGCGGCGCAGCGCCCACCCGCTCGTTCCGCTGGGCATCTTCCGGTCCGGCCGGTTGGTCAGGACGAACCTCGGCGTCATGGTCTTCTTCGGCGGCTACCTCGGGTTCCAGTTCGTGGTGATGCTGTACCTGCAGTCGGTGCTGGGCTGGTCGGCGCTGCAGACGGCGCTCGGCTTCCTGCCTGCCGCACTCATCGTGGCGTTCGGCTCCCCGCGCATGGACCCGCTGATCGACCGGGTCGGCACCGCCCGCACGATCGCGGCCGGCGTGGTCGCCCACGTCGCCGCGTACGTGCTCTTCATCGTGGTCGACCGCGATGCCCCGTACGTCGTCGGGGTGCTGCCCAGCATGATCCTGCTCGGCATCGGCTTCACCCTCGCGTTCGCGTCGTTCAACATCCAGGCCACGGCCGGGGTCCCGGACGACGAGCAGGGCCTCGCGGGCGGCCTGCTGAACACCTCCCTGCAGGTGGGCGGCGCGCTCGGCCTGGCGATCGTCACGGCGGTGCTCGTGGCGGGCGGCGAGGGGCACACCGGCCCGGACGCGCTGCTGGCCGGGTTCACGCCGGCCCTCGGCGTCGTCACCGGGTTCGCCGTGGCCGGACTCGTCATCGCGCTGAGCGGGCTCGTCCGGCGGCGGGACCGGGTCCCGGCCGAGCTCGCGCTGGCCGACTGA
- a CDS encoding MarR family winged helix-turn-helix transcriptional regulator: protein MSVHHSPVHASLRLVSLAEEQLLGEWHELLARHATVCGALEAELRRRHDIGVSEFEALERLATVQQGKCRGVELTEAVHLSQSAASRLVARMERDGLVERTACPDDRRAIFIALTDAGRRRYLEAKPTQRAVLASTMS, encoded by the coding sequence ATGAGCGTGCATCACAGTCCCGTGCATGCTAGTCTGCGGCTCGTGAGCCTCGCCGAGGAGCAGCTACTGGGTGAGTGGCACGAGCTGCTCGCCCGCCACGCCACCGTGTGCGGTGCCCTGGAAGCCGAGTTGCGCCGCCGCCACGACATCGGCGTGAGCGAGTTCGAGGCCCTCGAGCGTCTCGCCACCGTCCAGCAGGGGAAGTGCCGCGGTGTGGAGCTCACCGAGGCCGTGCACCTGAGCCAGAGCGCGGCCTCCCGGCTCGTCGCCCGCATGGAGCGCGACGGCCTCGTCGAGCGCACCGCGTGCCCCGACGACAGGCGCGCGATCTTCATCGCGCTCACCGATGCGGGCCGGCGGCGCTACCTCGAGGCGAAGCCCACCCAGCGCGCGGTGCTCGCCTCCACGATGAGCTGA